In Salmo salar chromosome ssa15, Ssal_v3.1, whole genome shotgun sequence, one genomic interval encodes:
- the serpina10a gene encoding serpin peptidase inhibitor, clade A (alpha-1 antiproteinase, antitrypsin), member 10a: MTSRLLPLLACIPLLAMPLLAQEPSAAEIQDLSTRNADFAARLYRAIASTTDDNVLLSPFTVSLGLAALMSGADGSTREQLLQGLSLNALDYLRIPELFQSVRDSMAQSGFVNQGIGILPRQQFKVDSTYRDIVQTKYGGNVQGLDYSDGAAKDTINQFFSTYTREQVKEVVSAIDPQTQMMLITAVFFQGQFALTFNTSFTQDERFYVNKYKIAMVPMMFRSDKYYLAYDRSLKLGVLKLPMTGGAAMLVLLPDDDVDYTSIDEEITGERFQGWLKQLKRTRLEVQLPRFILEQSYSLQKVLPGLGISEVFQDSADFSGIGGETGLRLSEVVHKAAIIVDETSSTGNAHAPNIFASLPPRLTVNRPFLFLIYHQATSSILFMGRVIDPTKK; this comes from the exons ATGACATCCAGACTCCTCCCCCTCCTGGCGTGCATCCCACTTCTCGCCATGCCCCTCCTGGCACAGGAGCCCAGCGCTGCGGAAATCCAGGACCTGAGCACCAGAAATGCTGACTTCGCCGCCCGGCTGTACCGTGCCATTGCTAGCACCACTGATGACAACGtccttctctccccattcaccGTATCTCTGGGTTTAGCTGCATTGATGAGTGGCGCTGACGGCTCTACACGCGAGCAACTCCTTCAGGGCCTGAGTCTGAATGCTCTCGATTACCTAAGGATCCCAG AACTGTTCCAGAGTGTCCGGGATAGCATGGCCCAGAGCGGGTTTGTGAACCAGGGTATCGGCATCCTTCCCCGCCAGCAGTTCAAAGTGGACTCGACCTACCGAGACATTGTGCAGACCAAGTATGGAGGAAATGTCCAGGGGCTGGACTATAGCGACGGGGCAGCCAAGGACACCATCAACCAGTTTTTCTCCACCTACACCAGGGAGCAGGTGAAGGAGGTGGTCAGCGCCATCGACCCCCAGACCCAGATGATGCTAATCACTGCCGTCTTCTTTCAAG GCCAGTTTGCCCTCACCTTCAATACCAGCTTCACCCAGGACGAGCGCTTCTACGTGAACAAGTACAAAATTGCCATGGTTCCCATGATGTTCCGCTCCGACAAGTACTACCTGGCGTACGACCGCTCTCTCAAACTGGGTGTCCTGAAGCTGCCCATGACGGGTGGCGCCGCCATGCTGGTGCTTCTGCCCGACGATGACGTGGACTACACCTCCATCGATGAGGAGATCACGGGAGAACGCTTCCAAGGCTGGCTCAAACAACTCAAGAGGAC AAGGCTAGAGGTGCAGCTGCCTAGATTTATACTGGAGCAGTCATACTCCCTGCAGAAGGTCCTGCCAGGCCTGGGGATCAGCGAGGTCTTCCAGGACAGCGCTGACTTCTCTGGCATCGGTGGGGAAACGGGCCTGAGGCTCTctgag GTTGTGCACAAGGCGGCCATCATCGTGGACGAGACAAGCAGCACCGGGAATGCTCATGCCCCGAACATCTTCGCTAGTCTACCTCCTCGGCTCACCGTGAACCGGCCTTTCCTCTTCCTAATTTACCACCAGGCCACTAGCAGCATTCTCTTCATGGGCAGGGTGATCGACCCCACCAAGAAGTAA